In the Halalkalicoccus sp. NIPERK01 genome, one interval contains:
- a CDS encoding S9 family peptidase — protein MNVHFSEPTLDYQTLRALAYTTYGGAEPGEVLSTAERIPEGDLEAWHAEWRYAGERCARRADAALADGHPISARGAFLRAHTYYRTAEFFLAADDPRRRPTYERSREAFRAGIDLLDTPVERVEIPYEGTTLPGYLYLPGEEDGPLATVVCLGGFDSLAEELYFLCGIPAALERGYACLAFDGPGQGAPLRLEGMTARPDWEAVVGPVLDFLEGRSEIDDERIALLGASLGGYYAPRAAAFDERVSACVAFDHCYDLRAASAYGQERIAGLIERVPASAVNALAALGARFDVTARWQLNNSLWTFGAPSAAALSATIEEYSLRGVAGRIDCPTLVLAGEDDHLVALPLAYEFVDALPDPTLRVFGPEEGAAEHCQLGNLSLAAATIYDWLDETL, from the coding sequence ATGAACGTTCACTTCTCCGAGCCGACCCTCGACTACCAGACGCTTCGTGCACTGGCGTACACCACCTACGGCGGTGCGGAGCCCGGCGAGGTGCTGTCTACGGCCGAGCGGATCCCCGAGGGTGACCTCGAGGCGTGGCACGCCGAGTGGCGGTACGCCGGCGAGCGCTGTGCGCGACGGGCCGACGCCGCGCTCGCCGACGGCCACCCGATCAGCGCACGCGGCGCGTTCCTCCGGGCGCACACCTACTACCGGACCGCCGAGTTCTTCCTCGCGGCCGACGACCCGCGCCGACGGCCGACCTACGAACGCAGCCGCGAGGCCTTCCGGGCCGGGATCGACCTGCTCGATACGCCGGTCGAGCGCGTCGAGATCCCCTACGAGGGGACGACCCTGCCGGGCTATCTCTACCTCCCCGGCGAGGAGGACGGGCCGCTCGCGACGGTCGTCTGTCTCGGCGGGTTCGACTCGCTCGCCGAGGAACTGTACTTCCTCTGTGGGATCCCCGCCGCCCTCGAACGGGGTTACGCCTGTCTCGCGTTCGACGGCCCCGGACAGGGCGCGCCGCTCCGACTAGAGGGGATGACCGCCCGGCCCGACTGGGAGGCGGTCGTCGGGCCAGTCCTCGATTTCCTCGAGGGACGGTCCGAAATCGACGACGAGCGGATCGCGCTGCTGGGCGCGAGCCTCGGGGGGTACTACGCGCCGCGGGCGGCGGCGTTCGACGAGCGGGTGAGCGCCTGCGTCGCGTTCGACCACTGTTACGACCTCCGGGCGGCCTCCGCGTACGGCCAGGAGCGCATCGCCGGGCTCATCGAGCGCGTCCCCGCGTCTGCCGTGAACGCGCTGGCCGCGCTCGGCGCGCGCTTCGACGTCACCGCACGCTGGCAGTTGAACAACTCGTTGTGGACCTTCGGCGCCCCCTCGGCCGCGGCGCTCTCGGCGACGATCGAGGAGTACTCGCTGCGGGGCGTCGCGGGGCGGATCGACTGTCCGACGCTCGTGCTGGCCGGCGAGGACGACCACCTCGTGGCGCTCCCGCTGGCCTACGAGTTCGTCGACGCGCTCCCGGACCCGACGCTGCGGGTGTTCGGCCCCGAGGAGGGTGCGGCCGAACACTGCCAACTCGGCAACCTGAGCCTCGCGGCGGCGACCATCTACGACTGGCTCGACGAGACGCTCTGA
- a CDS encoding AI-2E family transporter — MEYDREVGRRLGLGLIVFGLFLVAAYVVEAFIAVVVFAVFLYYSVRPIHRFLRRFGIPQRLRAVLAITLFGIPFLVLLVYTVAIIVIETQALVEAYEIQDQVLGRGLEEFDVAALDLDTLQEAITTAGAQGSIFAALFSLSSAVSVVGSALVQLMILVVATYYMLVDGPRLRAWILTHFDDTGIIRRYFEEADPELSMTLFGNIVNVFVTAIMGVLVFFTYNFFVPEPVEVPFPGLLAALAGIGSLIPVVGIKLVYVPVGIGLAAAVFAAGQTALLLYVGVFFVVAGVFVDFIPDFFIRALISGENTHTGMLLLSYIVGPTVFGFYGLFLLPILLILLINATHVLLPYVLWGENTPAQQTRLEDFGASEREPPPVATAHETDATPVVED, encoded by the coding sequence ATGGAGTACGACCGAGAGGTGGGCCGACGACTCGGGTTGGGGTTGATCGTGTTCGGGCTGTTTCTCGTCGCCGCCTACGTCGTCGAGGCGTTCATCGCCGTCGTCGTGTTCGCCGTCTTCCTCTACTACTCGGTCCGGCCGATCCACCGATTCCTCCGGCGGTTCGGCATCCCCCAGCGCCTGCGGGCGGTCCTCGCGATCACCCTGTTCGGGATCCCGTTTCTGGTCCTGCTCGTCTACACGGTCGCCATCATCGTCATCGAGACGCAGGCACTCGTCGAGGCCTACGAGATCCAGGACCAGGTGCTCGGTCGGGGGCTGGAGGAGTTCGACGTCGCCGCGCTGGACCTCGACACCCTCCAGGAGGCGATCACCACCGCGGGCGCACAGGGCTCGATCTTCGCAGCGCTGTTCAGCCTCTCCAGCGCGGTGAGCGTCGTCGGCAGCGCGCTCGTCCAGCTCATGATCCTCGTCGTCGCCACCTACTACATGCTCGTCGACGGGCCGCGACTGCGCGCGTGGATCCTCACGCACTTCGACGACACGGGAATCATCCGCCGCTACTTCGAGGAGGCCGATCCCGAGCTCTCGATGACGCTCTTCGGCAACATCGTCAACGTGTTCGTCACCGCCATCATGGGCGTCCTCGTCTTTTTCACGTACAACTTCTTCGTCCCCGAGCCGGTGGAGGTGCCGTTTCCGGGGCTGTTGGCCGCGCTGGCCGGGATCGGCAGCCTGATCCCCGTGGTCGGAATCAAACTCGTCTACGTCCCCGTCGGGATCGGCCTCGCGGCGGCGGTCTTCGCGGCCGGGCAGACCGCGCTGTTGCTCTACGTCGGGGTCTTCTTCGTCGTCGCGGGGGTGTTCGTCGACTTCATCCCCGATTTCTTCATCCGCGCGCTCATCAGCGGCGAGAACACCCACACCGGGATGTTGCTGCTCAGCTACATCGTCGGCCCCACCGTCTTCGGCTTCTACGGGCTGTTCCTCCTCCCGATCCTGCTGATCCTCCTGATCAACGCGACCCACGTCCTCCTGCCGTACGTCCTCTGGGGCGAGAACACCCCCGCCCAGCAGACCCGCCTCGAGGACTTCGGCGCTTCCGAGCGGGAGCCACCGCCGGTCGCCACCGCACACGAGACGGACGCGACGCCGGTGGTCGAGGACTAG
- the ligA gene encoding ATP-dependent DNA ligase LigA → MEFSEFAARAREIEDESADLETVSLVADLLRDANDDLAVLARFVQGRVFPAYDSTTLDIGPSLCYGALARAAGPNVGPEDVEERLADVGEIGAVAASYDLGGQRGLAAFGEGSADLTVREVDSELRALAAAAGSGSEDRKLDLLFGLFNRCSPEEARYLARLVLSEMRIGVGEGTVRDAIVEAFDVPEEPVERALQVSNDYGRVAEVARDGGADGLAGLTLEVGRPVQAMLAQSGAVADVLEEWGEVGVEWKYDGARIQLHHDPTGEVRAFSRNMEEITDALPEVVEFADERLDAPAILDGEVVAVDGNGAPLPFQEVLRRFRRKHDVAAAREAVAVRPVFFDCLHADGEDLLDDPLVERHDRLIEQLGDGDEAAEGLSRLWITDDPDEIAAIEADALEAGHEGVMLKKPDSAYSPGRRGRNWRKRKPDVETLDLVVTGAEWGEGRRAQFLGTFELSVRSEGGFETIGKVATGVSDEDLADLTDLLEPHVLAERGQAVELRPAVVFEVGYEEIQRSPTYGSGYALRFPRFLAVRSDKPIEEAASLADVRRLVGDRS, encoded by the coding sequence ATGGAGTTCAGCGAGTTCGCCGCCCGTGCCCGCGAGATCGAGGACGAGTCGGCGGACCTGGAGACGGTCTCGCTCGTCGCCGACCTCCTCCGGGACGCGAACGACGACTTGGCGGTCCTCGCGCGGTTCGTCCAGGGACGCGTCTTCCCGGCCTACGACTCGACGACCCTCGACATCGGGCCGAGCCTCTGCTATGGGGCGCTCGCGCGCGCGGCCGGCCCGAACGTCGGCCCCGAGGACGTAGAGGAGCGACTCGCCGACGTCGGCGAGATCGGCGCGGTCGCCGCGAGCTACGATCTGGGCGGCCAGCGGGGGCTCGCGGCGTTCGGCGAGGGAAGCGCGGACCTCACCGTCCGCGAGGTCGACTCGGAGCTTCGAGCGCTCGCCGCGGCGGCGGGGTCGGGCAGCGAGGACCGGAAGCTCGACCTCCTGTTCGGGCTGTTCAACCGGTGTAGCCCCGAGGAGGCGCGCTACCTCGCGCGGCTCGTCCTCTCGGAGATGCGAATCGGCGTCGGCGAGGGCACGGTTCGGGACGCCATCGTCGAGGCGTTCGACGTCCCCGAGGAGCCCGTCGAACGCGCGCTCCAGGTGTCGAACGACTACGGTCGCGTCGCCGAGGTGGCACGCGATGGAGGAGCCGACGGCCTCGCCGGCCTCACCCTCGAGGTCGGCCGGCCCGTCCAGGCGATGCTCGCCCAATCGGGTGCCGTCGCCGACGTCCTCGAGGAGTGGGGCGAGGTCGGCGTCGAATGGAAGTACGACGGGGCACGTATCCAGCTCCACCACGACCCGACCGGCGAGGTGCGGGCGTTCTCCCGGAACATGGAGGAGATCACCGACGCCCTGCCGGAGGTCGTCGAGTTCGCCGACGAGCGCCTCGACGCTCCGGCGATCCTCGACGGCGAGGTGGTTGCCGTCGACGGGAACGGTGCTCCCCTGCCGTTTCAGGAGGTGTTGCGGCGGTTCCGGCGCAAACACGACGTCGCCGCCGCGCGCGAGGCGGTCGCGGTCCGGCCCGTCTTCTTCGACTGCCTGCACGCCGACGGCGAGGACCTGCTCGACGACCCGCTGGTCGAACGCCACGACCGGCTGATCGAGCAACTGGGCGACGGCGACGAGGCCGCGGAGGGGCTCTCGAGGCTGTGGATCACGGACGACCCCGACGAGATCGCCGCGATCGAGGCCGACGCGCTCGAAGCGGGCCACGAGGGGGTCATGCTGAAAAAGCCCGACTCGGCGTACTCGCCGGGTCGGCGGGGACGCAACTGGCGCAAGCGAAAACCCGACGTGGAGACGCTCGACCTCGTCGTCACGGGTGCGGAGTGGGGCGAGGGGCGGCGCGCGCAGTTCCTCGGGACGTTCGAGCTCTCGGTTCGCTCCGAGGGGGGGTTCGAGACGATCGGCAAGGTCGCGACCGGCGTCTCCGACGAAGACCTCGCCGATCTCACCGACCTCCTCGAGCCGCACGTGCTGGCCGAGCGCGGACAGGCGGTCGAGTTGCGCCCCGCGGTGGTCTTCGAGGTGGGCTACGAGGAGATCCAGCGCTCGCCGACGTACGGGTCGGGCTACGCGCTTCGATTCCCGCGATTCCTCGCGGTTCGGTCGGATAAACCGATCGAGGAGGCCGCTTCGCTGGCGGATGTCCGGCGACTCGTCGGCGACCGGTCGTGA
- a CDS encoding DNA topoisomerase IV subunit A: protein MSTDTPHDAREQLIELAAEFYDQFAEGDIPEMTLPTRTKSNIEYDEDSRVWVYGDRTSTRSANSVRGARKLLKAIYTIDFLAEQLGEDRSSTLRELYYLSESWDNEEAQFNDQDESNQLIEDLEIVSSVTREDFHMRPEESGATLMGPLELREQTRRGERVIHCQEDVGEGGYQIPNNPDTIEFLDNDADFVLCVETGGMRDRLVENGFDEDYNVIVVHLKGQPARATRRITKRLHDELDLPVTVFTDGDPWSYRIYGSVAYGSIKSAHLSEYLATPEAQFVGIQPEDIVEYDLPTDPLSDSDVNALENELEDPRFQTDYWREQIELQLEIGEKAEQQALASRGLDFVTDTYLPERLGEMGVL from the coding sequence ATGAGCACGGACACACCACACGACGCACGCGAACAGCTGATCGAACTCGCCGCCGAGTTCTACGACCAGTTCGCCGAGGGCGACATCCCCGAGATGACGCTCCCGACGCGAACGAAGAGCAACATCGAGTACGACGAGGACTCGCGGGTGTGGGTCTACGGCGACCGGACGAGCACCCGTTCGGCGAACTCCGTCCGGGGGGCGCGCAAGCTGCTGAAGGCGATCTACACGATCGACTTCCTCGCAGAGCAGTTGGGAGAGGACCGCTCCTCGACGCTGCGTGAACTCTACTACCTCTCCGAAAGCTGGGACAACGAGGAGGCACAGTTCAACGACCAGGACGAGTCCAACCAGCTGATCGAGGACCTCGAGATCGTCTCCTCGGTGACCCGCGAGGACTTCCACATGCGCCCCGAGGAGTCGGGAGCGACCCTTATGGGCCCGCTCGAACTCCGCGAGCAGACCCGACGGGGAGAGCGGGTGATCCACTGCCAGGAGGACGTCGGCGAGGGGGGCTACCAGATCCCGAACAACCCCGACACGATCGAGTTCCTCGACAACGACGCCGACTTCGTCCTCTGTGTCGAGACCGGTGGGATGCGAGACCGGCTCGTCGAGAACGGCTTCGACGAGGACTACAACGTGATCGTCGTTCACCTCAAGGGTCAGCCCGCGCGCGCGACCCGCCGGATCACGAAGCGCCTGCACGACGAACTTGACCTCCCCGTGACCGTTTTCACCGACGGCGACCCGTGGTCCTACCGGATCTACGGCTCCGTGGCGTACGGCTCGATCAAATCGGCCCACCTCTCGGAGTACCTCGCGACCCCCGAGGCGCAGTTCGTCGGCATCCAGCCCGAGGACATCGTCGAGTACGACCTCCCGACCGACCCACTGAGCGACTCGGACGTCAACGCCCTCGAGAACGAACTCGAGGATCCCCGGTTCCAGACGGACTACTGGCGCGAGCAGATCGAACTGCAGTTGGAGATCGGAGAGAAGGCCGAACAGCAGGCGCTCGCCTCGCGCGGACTCGATTTCGTCACCGACACCTACCTCCCCGAACGGCTCGGCGAGATGGGCGTCCTGTAG
- a CDS encoding amphi-Trp domain-containing protein, with protein MAEKTLYEERMSRADVATQLRRLADELDADEGDEDGDIEVPVGNKRVRLTPPGEIGYEIGVREGSSILRGDRETVTVTLDWKPR; from the coding sequence ATGGCGGAGAAGACCCTGTACGAGGAGCGGATGAGTCGTGCGGACGTCGCGACACAGCTCAGACGCCTCGCCGACGAGTTGGACGCGGACGAGGGAGACGAAGACGGCGACATCGAGGTCCCGGTCGGCAACAAGCGGGTTCGGCTCACGCCGCCCGGGGAGATCGGCTACGAGATCGGCGTCCGCGAGGGCTCCTCGATCCTCCGGGGCGACCGCGAGACCGTCACCGTGACCCTCGACTGGAAGCCGCGCTAG